One Alnus glutinosa chromosome 3, dhAlnGlut1.1, whole genome shotgun sequence genomic region harbors:
- the LOC133864414 gene encoding katanin p60 ATPase-containing subunit A1 — MGGASLAGLQEHLKLAREYALEGLYDTSIIFFDGAVAQINKHVNSLDDPLLHAKWMNVKKALSEETEVVKQLDAERRAFKESSMGRRPSSPPINAKSSFVFQPLDEYPTSSGAAMDDPDVWRPPSRDTTGRRPARAGQVGMRKSPQDATWARGSTRTNTTGRAAKAGGSSRVNSGVRASTTGKKGTGSGKSSKGDSANGDAEDGKSKRAQYEGPDPDLAAMLERDVLETSPGVRWDDVAGLSEAKRLLEEAVVLPLWMPEYFQGIRRPWKGVLMFGPPGTGKTLLAKAVATECGTTFFNVSSATLASKWRGESERMVRCLFDLARAYAPSTIFIDEIDSLCNARGASGEHESSRRVKSELLVQVDGVNNSSTSEDGTRKIVMVLAATNFPWDIDEALRRRLEKRIYIPLPKFESRKELIRINLKTVEVAPDVDIDEVARRTDGYSGDDLTNVCRDASLNGMRRKIAGKTRDEIKNMPKDEISKDPVAMCDFEEALIKVQRSVSASDIEKHEKWFTEFGSA; from the exons ATGGGAGGGGCTTCACTGGCGGGCTTGCAGGAGCACCTGAAATTGGCGAGGGAGTACGCGCTTGAAGGCCTCTACGACACCTCCATTATCTTCTTCGACGGTGCCGTTGCTCAGATCAACAA GCACGTAAACAGTCTTGATGACCCTTTACTTCATGCAAAATGGATGAACGTCAAGAAAGCCCTTTCAGAGGAAACAGAAGTTGTAAAACAACTAGATGCGGAGAGAAGGGCATTCAAGGAAAGTTCCATGGGCCGACGCCCGTCTTCACCACCGATAAATGCTAAATCATCATTTGTTTTTCAACCGTTGGACGAGTACCCAACTTCCTCAGGTGCTGCAATGGATGATCCTGATGTATGGCGGCCCCCTAGTCGGGATACAACTGGTAGAAGACCAGCTAGGGCTGGTCAAGTGGGCATGAGGAAGTCACCACAAGATGCGACTTGGGCTCGTGGTTCTACTAGAACGAATACAACTGGCCGTGCTGCAAAGGCTGGTGGTTCAAGCAGGGTTAACTCAGGTGTTCGAGCATCAACTACTGGGAAGAAAGGCACTGGTTCTGGCAAATCTAGCAAGGGAGATTCAGCG AATGGTGATGCTGAAGATGGAAAGTCAAAGAGGGCACAGTATGAGGGGCCTGATCCTGATTTGGCTGCAATGCTTGAACGGGATGTGTTGGAAACAAGTCCTGGAGTGAGATGGGATGACGTTGCAGGGCTGAGTGAAGCAAAAAGACTACTAGAAGAAGCTGTTGTACTTCCTCTGTGGATGCCTGAATATTTCCAG GGAATTAGGAGACCCTGGAAAGGTGTCCTCATGTTTGGCCCCCCTGGAACTGGGAAGACACTACTTGCCAAGGCAGTTGCTACTGAGTGTGGCACAACATTTTTCAATGTTTCGTCAGCTACACTAGCTTCAAAATGGCGTGGGGAGAGTGAGCGCATGGTCCGGTGCTTGTTTGATCTGGCAAGAGCTTATGCGCCAAGTACAATTTTCATTGATGAGATTGATTCTCTCTGCAATGCCCGGGG GGCATCAGGGGAGCATGAATCATCCAGAAGGGTGAAATCTGAACTTCTAGTTCAGGTGGATGGTGTGAACAATAGTTCCACCAGTGAAGATGGTACCCGTAAAATAGTGATGGTTTTGGCAGCTACTAACTTTCCATGGGACATAGATGAAGCGTTGAG GAGGCGGCTCGAAAAGCGAATATATATTCCTCTTCCAAAGTTTGAGAGCCGTAAAGAGCTTATCCGAATCAATTTGAAAACTGTAGAG GTGGCCCCTGATGTAGATATTGATGAAGTGGCTCGCCGAACAGATGGGTACAGTGGAGATGATTTGACAAACGTCTGCCGGGATGCTTCCTTGAATGGCATGAGGCGCAAAATAGCTGGAAAGACACGTGATGAGATTAAGAACATGCCCAAGGATGAGATTTCAAAGGACCCTGTTGCCATGTGCGACTTTGAAGAAGCCTTGATTAAGGTCCAACGTAGCGTTTCTGCTTCTGATATAGAAAAGCATGAGAAGTGGTTTACAGAATTTGGGTCGGCATGA